A single region of the Vibrio cyclitrophicus genome encodes:
- the rsmH gene encoding 16S rRNA (cytosine(1402)-N(4))-methyltransferase RsmH, with the protein MTEAFKHISVLLNESIDGLAIKPDGTYIDGTFGRGGHSRTILSKLGENGRLFSIDRDPQAIAEAQKIDDPRFTIIHGPFSGMAEYAERYNLVGQVDGVLLDLGVSSPQLDDAERGFSFMKDGPLDMRMDPTSGIPVSQWLVEADLDDITWVIREFGEDKHARRIAKGIIAYQENEENEPLTRTGQLAKLISDVAPKSFKEKKHPATRAFQAFRIYINSELEEIDTALKGAASILAPQGRISVISFHSLEDRMVKRFIRKESQGPQVPHGLPLTEDQIKALGSADLKPIGKAIKPSKDEVDENTRSRSSVLRIAEKL; encoded by the coding sequence ATGACAGAAGCATTCAAACATATTTCAGTATTGCTTAACGAATCTATTGACGGACTTGCGATCAAACCTGACGGTACCTACATTGATGGTACTTTTGGCCGTGGTGGTCACAGCCGTACAATCCTGTCTAAACTGGGCGAGAATGGAAGACTCTTTAGTATCGACCGCGATCCACAAGCGATTGCAGAAGCGCAAAAGATTGATGACCCTCGTTTTACTATTATTCATGGCCCTTTCTCAGGTATGGCTGAATATGCAGAGCGTTACAACTTAGTCGGTCAAGTGGATGGCGTTTTACTGGATTTAGGTGTTTCTTCACCACAGTTAGATGATGCTGAGCGTGGCTTTAGCTTTATGAAAGACGGCCCGCTTGATATGCGTATGGATCCAACATCTGGCATTCCTGTTTCTCAGTGGTTGGTTGAAGCGGATCTAGATGACATCACATGGGTTATTCGTGAGTTCGGTGAAGACAAACACGCTCGTCGTATCGCGAAAGGCATCATCGCTTATCAAGAGAATGAAGAGAACGAACCACTAACGCGTACTGGTCAGTTGGCTAAGCTTATCTCAGATGTTGCTCCAAAGAGCTTTAAAGAGAAAAAGCACCCAGCGACACGTGCATTCCAAGCGTTTCGTATCTACATTAACAGTGAACTTGAAGAGATCGATACCGCACTGAAAGGTGCAGCAAGCATTCTTGCTCCTCAAGGTCGTATCTCTGTTATCAGCTTCCACTCTCTTGAAGACCGTATGGTGAAGCGCTTTATCCGTAAAGAGAGCCAAGGGCCACAAGTTCCTCACGGTTTACCGCTAACAGAAGATCAAATTAAAGCTTTAGGCAGTGCCGATCTAAAACCAATTGGTAAAGCGATCAAGCCTTCTAAAGATGAAGTGGATGAGAATACTCGTTCACGCAGCTCAGTACTACGAATCGCAGAAAAGCTATAG
- the ftsL gene encoding cell division protein FtsL, with amino-acid sequence MKTSKPNLAKIIFFDLISVGKVPLVLLICIFASAMGVVLTTHMSRQAITQKDTALVEREQLDDEWRNLMLEETALAEHSRVQASAKRELDMKRPDSDKEVVITLK; translated from the coding sequence ATGAAGACCTCCAAACCGAACTTAGCCAAGATAATATTTTTTGATTTGATCTCCGTGGGTAAAGTCCCGTTGGTGCTTCTTATCTGTATCTTCGCGAGTGCGATGGGGGTCGTTCTTACGACACATATGTCACGTCAGGCTATTACGCAAAAAGACACGGCATTAGTAGAACGAGAACAGCTTGATGATGAGTGGCGAAATTTAATGCTTGAAGAGACAGCTTTGGCTGAACACAGTCGCGTTCAAGCATCGGCAAAACGAGAGTTAGACATGAAACGTCCAGACTCTGATAAAGAAGTTGTGATCACACTGAAATGA
- a CDS encoding peptidoglycan glycosyltransferase FtsI (penicillin-binding protein 3; transpeptidase involved in septal peptidoglycan synthesis): MTGKKEKAPAKTVKKPTKERVKSEKDSDPILIKWRFNVVIAFVFLAFAALVGRVAYIQIIEPDNLIRQGDLRSVRVKAIPSARGIISDRNGEPLAVSVPVEAVWADPKTIFDKNGMAQIDRWYALADVLGLERKSMIEKISSNKSRRFIYLQRQVSPAMAKYIRELKLVGVGLKAESRRYYPAGEVSAHLIGVTGIDGHGLEGVERSYDKWLTGEAGKRTIRKDRYGRVVENIALEEREEGKPLELTIDQRLQAIAYRAIKQAVADHKATSGSAILLDVKTGAVLAMVNAPSYNPNNRADLQSFKMRNRVLTDAMEPGSTVKPFVVLAALENGTADPDIVIDTGNGIMQIGGSRVRDSSKVGKADLALILKKSSNIGVAKLALNMPLEALLGMYSSVGLGEMSGLNLIGETSGIFPNRRRWSKFEIATLSFGYGLSVTPMQLAHAYATLANKGMYEPIHIIKSNDQDFSKQIIKRENAELVLNMLEGVTQKGGTATRAAVPGYRVAAKTGTSRKAEAGGYSDEYIAITAGFAPVSDPRVALVVVVNEPQGDLYYGGSVAAPVFSEIMKGALQILNVPADENKFQE; the protein is encoded by the coding sequence ATGACCGGTAAAAAGGAAAAAGCACCCGCAAAAACCGTTAAGAAACCTACGAAAGAGCGTGTGAAGAGCGAAAAGGATTCGGATCCCATTCTGATTAAATGGCGTTTTAACGTTGTTATTGCTTTCGTGTTTCTTGCCTTTGCTGCACTCGTAGGTCGTGTGGCTTACATCCAAATCATTGAACCAGATAACTTAATTCGTCAGGGCGACCTTCGTTCGGTACGTGTTAAAGCAATTCCTTCCGCCCGCGGCATTATCTCAGACCGCAATGGCGAACCGCTTGCTGTGAGTGTTCCAGTTGAAGCGGTATGGGCCGACCCGAAAACCATTTTCGATAAAAACGGTATGGCTCAAATTGATCGTTGGTATGCATTAGCCGATGTACTTGGCTTAGAGCGAAAATCGATGATCGAAAAGATCTCTAGCAACAAATCCCGTCGATTTATTTACCTGCAAAGACAAGTTAGCCCTGCGATGGCTAAGTATATTCGTGAGCTGAAGCTGGTGGGCGTTGGCCTTAAAGCTGAATCTCGACGTTATTACCCAGCAGGCGAAGTCAGTGCGCATCTCATTGGTGTGACCGGAATCGATGGTCACGGTCTAGAGGGCGTTGAGCGTAGCTATGATAAATGGCTCACGGGCGAGGCGGGTAAGCGAACCATTCGTAAAGACCGTTACGGACGTGTTGTTGAAAACATTGCTCTAGAAGAACGTGAAGAGGGTAAGCCTCTTGAATTAACGATCGATCAACGATTACAAGCTATTGCTTATCGAGCAATTAAGCAGGCAGTAGCCGATCATAAGGCGACGTCTGGCTCAGCGATTTTGTTGGATGTAAAAACCGGCGCTGTGTTGGCTATGGTTAATGCCCCTTCTTACAATCCGAACAATCGTGCAGACTTACAAAGTTTTAAGATGCGTAACCGCGTGCTTACCGATGCGATGGAACCCGGCTCTACAGTAAAACCGTTTGTGGTTTTGGCAGCATTAGAGAACGGTACCGCAGACCCAGATATCGTTATTGATACTGGCAATGGCATCATGCAGATCGGTGGTAGCCGTGTACGAGACTCTTCTAAAGTGGGTAAGGCTGACTTAGCTTTGATCCTCAAGAAGTCGAGTAACATTGGTGTGGCGAAATTAGCACTTAACATGCCACTTGAAGCCTTACTTGGAATGTACAGCTCTGTTGGTTTGGGCGAGATGTCTGGTTTGAACTTAATCGGTGAAACGAGTGGTATTTTCCCGAATCGACGTCGTTGGTCTAAGTTTGAAATTGCTACCTTATCATTCGGTTATGGCTTGTCGGTTACGCCGATGCAGTTAGCGCATGCTTATGCGACATTGGCCAACAAAGGCATGTATGAACCGATTCATATTATTAAGAGTAACGACCAAGACTTTTCTAAGCAGATCATCAAACGCGAGAACGCTGAACTGGTGTTGAATATGCTAGAAGGGGTGACTCAAAAAGGCGGTACGGCAACAAGAGCTGCGGTACCAGGTTACCGAGTTGCAGCCAAAACGGGTACATCTCGTAAGGCCGAAGCGGGCGGATACAGTGATGAATACATTGCGATTACCGCAGGTTTTGCCCCAGTTAGTGACCCAAGAGTCGCGTTGGTTGTTGTGGTTAACGAGCCTCAAGGTGACCTTTACTATGGCGGTTCAGTCGCAGCCCCCGTTTTTTCTGAAATCATGAAGGGTGCACTGCAAATTCTCAATGTCCCTGCTGATGAAAACAAATTTCAAGAATAG